TAAACATCAGCACCACCGATGAGCTCAGTTTGCAGGTCGCCCGTCTTCCTCAGAGTGAAGAAAGCACGTTTGCCACAGAGCTCGCACCGTGCAGTAAGCTTCGTGACAGTATCAGCAAGCGGGATGATATCTAGCACTGATCCGAAACTCCTCCTATTGGGACACCATAGCATTTGTGATTAGATCAAGAATCATCTATTCACAAACAGAACAAACGAGTAACTACTATATACTATTACACATTTCAACTACCTCAAGTAATCACCATCAAGGCCAGCAACTACAACAGTTTTCCCATCAAGATCAGCTGCCTCGCAGCAAAATTCGTACAGGTCACCGAAAAATTGAGCTTCGTCAATGCCAATCACATCCACCTGCTCACAATTACACTCATTAGGATAAGATGTAtgattgttttctttttttcatttccttccAATGGAATATGAATAGAGCAAATCAGCTCAAATGATGGAAATTACAAGGGATTAGTCCTAATTAAACAAACAGTGGTATAATTTCTCTGGCATGCTTGAATAGAACACAACTATATGGCAATACAATGCATAATTTAGTAGGCAAAATCAACAAACTCTTAAGTTGGCTTAAtccctttttcattttcttatttaggGTTTCAATTCCTTTTCTCCGACGACAAACAGAGCAcactaaataaaatgaaatgaagcatgaaaattaatcatattatacTATCAGGAAATCATGATAAGAATTCTAATTCAACAAATATGAAGACACATATCAAAGTATAAAattagtgaataaagtaaacaaATACACGAAAGTGAAGGCATCAAATATGAATTACTTTTTGATATGCCTTGGCGCCAATTTTGAGCTTGAACGACAAAAGATCCGGCAGCGGCCAACAAGGGAACTTGGTGCCATCATGTGTCACGACTGCATCCACTGCGTATCGAGTATCCTTACTCGACTTTATCATCGCCACAGTCCTGCAAATCGATTCGAATCATGAAATCAGATCGGATCTCAATTCCACAATAATCAGACTCTGCATACTGCAAATTTCCCTAATTCAGAAATCTGAATCAGAAGACTCGTCAATACCTGCCGGAATCAGACTCCGCGGTGATGCGACGGAGGAGAGCAGTGGATTTACCGGCGAACATAGGTCCGACGATGACGTGGACCTCGCCTGGGCGGCTGTAGGGGGCAGCCATGACTAGGATCAGGATCGGGATCGGGAAGTATAGAAGAGTGGTTGTTTGACGTTGAAAGTGGTGgatttttctgaattttcaACTCGAATTATATAGTTGACGATTGAAGGTTGAATTTTTAGGGTTGGGACAAAAAAGAagcaataaatttgaaacgaAAATCGAAATTTGAGAGGGAAATTTGAATCGAAGATGGAAGCGTGCGGTGTACACATCTTATTAATCCACCCGCGCCTTCCTCATTTTTGACcagatttgaatttttttattaaattttaattattaatcaaattgATTCGGTACGAGAACATGTTAGTAATTTAACTTTTAGACTATATATCGTAGAATCATGTCTGAAATCTATTTAGTAAGTAGATCAAATTTCTAAGAGGAGCCTTAAATTCGGAGTCCATCTCTagcatattttcattttctcttgaCACGTTAGCAATTCATCTTAGAGTCCATTTTTCTACAATAGGAGTCTATCTCAGAACCTATTTCATTTCTACAtcaaactattttcttttatttttgatgccaatatctaaataatttaaattaaaatatgtaataaattaatattttactcacatttttctCTCACACATAATTAAGGATGAGGTATTTATAAtggaagaaatttaataaattaatattttttttaaattaaaatcagcACCGACATCCCGCAATGATGACCTATCTCAGGGCTGATGGAGAGATGATGGGGGATCGCCTGAGGCTTTGGTGAGTGGAGATCGGCTCCCTCTCCATAATTGGAGCTGATGGGGTGGCCTATCGCTCGACCCTCACAATCGACTACCATTGTGAATGCcctaatatacatatatactcATAAACGATAAATCAATCAATGTagtgtaaataattaatactactaataatgtgttaaatgaatagttgtgaataaagtaaaagaaatgagtactttttagcaaaaatagactctattaacatgaaaatgaggaagtataattttttagtcCGTTGGCCTACAAGGATAAATATTGTGGGATACTTTTACGGGCTTTTGCTAAATTACTCTATTTAGCTATTATAGCACTGGTGAAGTACTAAATTATATAATCTCAacgtcccacttaagatgatacgttttcctttttagtttgttctaactaagatgatacatttcctttttggtaactttctttctccaattaatacatccAACCACTTTTTGTCActcctatttaaatattcatctttttttctctctctattttaatacttacacctaCATTTTCTATCtccaattaaatacattaactaataactcctaaaatcatATGCCATCTTTGTCGGGAGGGAGGGAGTGCTAcagtttttcaaaatatatatagtaaaattgaACCTTTCACGCTAAAGAGCACTATTTCAatacaaaaccaaaattttatagtagCTTCTTTATTTCGAAAAAAATTCCCAGGAATTTGTTGAAAAGTGAAATACGTTTCGATatcttcaaaatcaaaatgtgGGGAAATAAAACCTAAACAGAAAACCACCTTAATATTCAAAAAGTTATATTTGACATTTTGTCAAACTTAGAACACAAGAAATCAGAACGACAGCTAAAGTATCGAACACAAGAAATCAGAACGACtgtctaaataattaaatgcaaaatcAGACAACGAATTAAGATTTGTTCAAGCAAATAAACTGATGTTGCATTAATGTTTTCATCCTCATGTGTATCACCATAACATGGTAATTTCTTTTGATAACATGTTGTTAATGACTTAATGTAAAGATATACCCCAATCTGATATTAGCAAGTGATCCTACTGTAAGAAACGAAACTGAATGCAAATAATAAAGCTCTAAACTTGGGAAAGTTTAGGGTCCTTATACGAGCAAGGCTGTTATCGGCAGTAGGTGGCGATGTAGAGAGGGAATGACCGTGCAACGATGGAGGTGATCCCGAAGAGGCTGCACATTTAAGGTTTTtggaattagggtttgaaagagaaattagggtttggagataagattatttataaatgatatcatcttatttattgaattatgaaagaagaaaagatacatatttattgatatctACTGACCCTAGGCGGTTCGACTCTCTTTTGTAATTCAGGAAAGAACTGACAAAGAAAATCTGAATTGGAACTTATAATTATACACGACTCGATTACATTCAttgcataaattaaattaagacaaaataaacTTAATCCCGAAGATGACAACGTGGCATGATGTGGCTCCTACGCCTGATCCTGTTCCgtagggggggggggggacaCAGGCAACCGTCCCATTGTCTGGTTTCGGGGGTTCGTATCAGTTGCGTTTTGGTCATTGGAGAAATCTTGGTAGAAGACTGTTCGATCGGTCTCGTTGCGATGCCCTAGCTTTGCGTTTGAATATGTGAAAATGGTGAGAAATAGAATTAAAGCCAATGTGATTTTGTTGCATGCCATGGCTCAAAATATTGAGAAGGAAGATTGTGTTTGATTTGTAATTGAATTTGATGTGATTTTGTTATAACTTATCGAGATGTATTTATAGCGTTGAGGTCTGATAAAATGAGTATGTGATGTCTCATGTAAACCTATGAACtagcaaaaataaatgagTAAAGAATTTATACATACAATTATGtaggaaatatttaaatgaaaatcataAGGAAAACAATCAACACTGCTGAGATTcgaaaaaaatcgaaaattgaCTTGCCAACAAATTATagttgaaatatataaaaggctgTCATGACTCAATACTAGGAAAAGGAATAGcacagtattttttttatatatttaagatATAGGAGatttgttaaattaatttgattatgcGTTTCgcattgtattatttttatgcgCTCATCATTGTATATTGTAGGAAAGAGACTGCAcccaaattatttatgaaaattgtgtTGATGCATCTAGATAGGAGAAtgaatcaaatcaattttttttttttttatcaaaactaAGTTTAACTAGAGCTATTAGATTAGGGTGATCAACCACCTAAATTATGACATatggaatatttataaaatttatacatagcaaaattaaaataggtaATCAATCTTTTGTAGTTACTATAGTTGGcaattcttattattttcaaaaatctaaaaactaaaattttatatatcgatttaaattatatttccaCATACTATTAAATTGAAGGTAATATTACGATGATTCTAACTAAATCCGAATTGCTTACATtcctaaaaaaaagtattaaaatgtaatttgTATATTCCGATAACGACTTACTGCAGTGTGTATAATGCCGAAAAAATTGTAAGGTTTAAGTATGTTTTTGAATTTGCAAACAGTAGTGGTTTAATAGAGTTAAGTTACACAGTTTAATGTCATTGGTGCGTATGTAATGATTTAAGTGCAGTGTACGTGAGGCTAAACAATATGTGTAATTTCTGATtgcatatgtatatttaattcaatttttggtCGGACTATGTTACCTTAATGTTTTATTCACATTAAACTAATGTCGccaaaaatatgtatatttaatgTAACATTCGTAATCTGAAACatgcattattttatatattttggtatattcAATCCTTACCGCTTATGTATCCTTTATTCGTATACAACATTTTAAATGGATATCTAAGgagataatatttaattactcatcaatataactaaatttataatgatatatatcatatcattacgtgttaaagtttttttttttattagttagcaaaaatcaaaagcaaaagtaatagaataaaataaaaaaaacttgacTATAGTTTAAAGTGACGTATATGCTTAAATGCCATGGAAACTTTtagagtatttaaatatttgcaaatttatgttattaattaaactaaataagCAGTACTTATCTTGGCATGGGTACGCGTATGTATATTTATACGTGTAAGATTTTAAAGATATACACCATACAAAATTTTGGGAATGGCTCCAGCTTtctcattaatttaaatttatccaTTGTGATTTCATAAGTTCAGGGAGGAAAAACATAGTGACGGAGGAGCTAGggagagaaaaacaaaaagcAGGAGAGGTGAGTTGAGAGAAATAAGTCGAAATAAATGGTGAGTTATATGAGTTGTAGAATAGGAAATAGAATCAGGAGTTCGAGTAGATCACTTGTCATATTATCAGGGTATTATCagggtgtgtataaatcacacttttaattttatatattttatgtgattgatttttctgtgttaaattggagtgaatatttgaattatatgatgtgagctTGAAATggttgtgttatttgatattgatggtgtaatatgatgtggatatgtgatttgtgaaatggatatatttatctatattattggAGTTAATTGATGGAACATATGGATATGTTTGATATATGATATTGCCATTATATGAATCATTTGActaaagaggatctgtgacaGACTTGCCCTGAGTTTGATATCAATGGCAATggatggacctacgggtcatatacaatggcaatgggacctagggtcatatacaatggcaatggacttTCGGGTCATAACAATGGCAATTAGACCTCAAGGTCATATTATataatggcaatggaccttcgggtcatatatatatgtacaaaggCAATGAGACCTACGAgtcgtatacaatggaaatcccgAGCAGATACTaggcttgatttgtcacagaataataaattgaacatagaggcatatgcatatggatATGAAACTGTTGATGATATTTAATGTTTGTGGATTATGTGTGCTGATGTAgaatatttgtaaataaactaataaattgtGGATTTTTGTAATTATGGTATTTGGATGgtgatataattaatatatgatttctttacttaatttttttttattattataagtatatatgcCAAGGAggggttgaggtgtgacatTTAAGGTTTATAATAATtgtagatttaattttgatatataaaatatggatTCATTTTAACCatatctaatactccctccgtcccgtttaagatgacacgtttttctttttagtttgtcccaattaagatgacacatttctttttttggtaactttttctctccaattaatacattcaaccacttttttcactcctattaaaatattcatctttctttatctctctactttaatacttacatccaccttctctctctccaattaaacactttaaccaataatttctaaaatctcgtgccggctaagtgatgtgtcatcttagccggaacgaagggagtacgaCTAAGTAACTTACTGCTCAAAGTTTCCATTCAAACATTTCATCTTAATACATATAGACTTGCCGACTATAATTCTAATTGACTGTTATAAATGGTTGTCATTACTCAATAGtactagattttattttaaaaattgccgattcatataaatttattagagGTTGTGTTTGgcaattgaattatttttatgtccCTAAAATCGGAGTGTATTATTGTAGGAAAAGGACTACACGCAAATTAATTCTGAAAATTTTATCGGACCATCTAGAAAGGGGATAATTATCAGCactataatgtatttttattgctTAGGGCCTGTATTTTTATTGCTTATTATGTCTGTATtctaaaagaaatttttatttaatttaattatttacagcctacattgaattttataattaaattttctgaCTAAAAATGcttagaaaaattattaaaataatattgtaagattttgaataaataatattctaataaaaatatttttaattcatttattcatcATTTATATCTCAAGCAGTCCCCTACAACCTATCCTGCTACTGCTTTCTTCAATGTCGATAccaaattatattattccaaGTTTGGTCTCcaatatcaaaattcaagCTTTATGGATTGTTGTACATGctaaaattaatacattaaataGTATTGGATGGAAATGTagtcaaatgcaaactctatataatatgtaaactccaaactatgatttAGATCGTTAggaaatgtcaacagatgacaaaataataacaaaaagtGTCAATACAGCGTTAAtggttgatgttgtgttgacatttattattgctattattttatcatccgTTAACATTTCCAGATCATAATTTCAAGATTGTACAGTATATagagtttgtattttatcactaccctagtTTTACATGCGTAAAGTATTTGtcagttatatttataatttgaatagGTAGAATATTTGCCAGTTTTAATAGATTTCTCAAAAGTGATAAAGtgatttgaaaatagaaaattggatATTAATTGTAGTTGCCAACTAAGTGgaccaaatatatatagttgctCTTCCTCAATAATATGTTTGACACCCTATCCATATGCAAAAGATAATTGCACTTGTAAATactcaaattttcaatcatttcgattgattttaatttattatactaacATGCCTACTGCCTACATGAATTGAATGGCTGATGTAATTGAAAAATGTAAACCAAAAAATCAATTCCGAATTTCGGTCccaactttaaaatttattaatataatgttATTATTAACATCCAGAAATTGACTATAAAGATATTAAAATGACTTTTTATTTGGAGTTACTATTAAAAGCAACTTAAAACCTGGTTAAGTTAAAGGATCATGTAGACAACTTGATAACTTGGTTCACAATATTGAAGAGGCGAAAATTAAACAAACCCTAATCTTTATTTGCCATAGGGTTTTGAGACAAACACCtctaaattagggttttcagAGAAGAATATTATAAGAGATGCCACTTTATTCATTGACTTATGAAACAAGACAAGACAagacacacacacatttaTTGATACCTATAGCCCTATGCGCTTCGACTCTATTTTACAATTCGGGAAAGAACCGATAAAGAAAACCCGAATTGGAGCTTATAATTACATTCATTACATAAATCAaaccaaagaaaaataacCAAACATAATCTTGGTGATGACGAGGTGGCACCGTGTGGAGCTATGGGCAGTCGTGTGCCCTAGGGGGGGGCTACACTGTTCCCACTAATGGTCGCGTTAAAGGCGGCCATATCAGTCGCATTCACTCGCTTTGGTGTCTCAATCACGGTTGTGTTTCGGTGATCGAAGACTGTTTGATTGGCCTCGAGGTGATGCCCTAACTTCGCATTTGAATATGTAAAGATGGTGAGAAACAGGATTAAAGCAAATGTTATTTTGTTGGATGCCATATCAAAAAAGTTTCACAAGGCAAATGAAGATCGTGTTTGATTTGTAATTGagttttttgtgattttgttaaAACTTGTAAAGATGTATTTATAGTGTCTAGGTTAGAGAAATTGAGTAAATCTGCGAACTAAGcgtgttattattatttgaataaatcatTAAAGA
The genomic region above belongs to Salvia hispanica cultivar TCC Black 2014 chromosome 3, UniMelb_Shisp_WGS_1.0, whole genome shotgun sequence and contains:
- the LOC125216276 gene encoding thymidine kinase-like, which codes for MAAPYSRPGEVHVIVGPMFAGKSTALLRRITAESDSGRTVAMIKSSKDTRYAVDAVVTHDGTKFPCWPLPDLLSFKLKIGAKAYQKVDVIGIDEAQFFGDLYEFCCEAADLDGKTVVVAGLDGDYLRRSFGSVLDIIPLADTVTKLTARCELCGKRAFFTLRKTGDLQTELIGGADVYMPVCRQHYGNEQRGSSLEAA